The Chitinophagaceae bacterium genome window below encodes:
- the holA gene encoding DNA polymerase III subunit delta: MEVKKYEELLKNIKAGSLMPVYFLYGKEEYFIDLVTDFLCKTVIPDHEKDFNQHIFYGKDITASQITDLASGFPMMGEKQLIVIKEAQSLTDLSDLEAYIKSPVDTTILLLAYKNSKIDKRKNIFKQLRDSKLVAFYESKAFTKDFEMTDWVNRKLQTEGFSIENDALQLLLDHIGLNVTQMANALSKLTLSNVTDKRINKDVIEKNIGISKEYNPFELQNAIGAGQKDKAYKIAWQMSKDPKNNNIYSTLTLLFLYFHKVYTLHYVQKSYNNDQQLASVLSIPPFFLKQYKQAAAKYSVDDIEYIFDCMRKLDLKLKGVGSKVPSNEAAYIELVDNILDAPRRRLIYESKRWSVFLND; the protein is encoded by the coding sequence ATGGAAGTAAAAAAATATGAAGAGTTATTGAAAAATATTAAAGCAGGCAGCTTAATGCCTGTATATTTCCTGTATGGCAAAGAGGAATACTTCATTGATTTAGTTACTGACTTTTTATGTAAAACGGTTATCCCCGATCATGAAAAAGATTTCAATCAGCATATTTTTTATGGAAAGGATATAACTGCTTCACAAATTACAGATTTAGCAAGCGGCTTTCCTATGATGGGTGAAAAACAACTCATTGTTATTAAAGAAGCCCAATCATTAACTGATTTAAGTGATTTAGAGGCCTATATTAAGTCGCCGGTAGATACTACTATACTGCTTTTAGCCTACAAAAATAGCAAAATAGATAAGCGTAAAAATATATTTAAACAACTAAGGGATTCTAAGTTAGTGGCTTTTTATGAGTCAAAAGCTTTTACCAAAGATTTTGAAATGACTGATTGGGTAAATCGAAAACTGCAAACAGAAGGCTTTAGTATAGAAAATGATGCTTTGCAGCTACTCTTGGATCATATTGGACTGAATGTTACTCAAATGGCAAATGCACTGTCAAAACTTACTTTGAGCAACGTAACCGATAAGCGAATTAATAAAGATGTTATTGAAAAGAATATTGGTATCAGTAAGGAATACAACCCTTTTGAACTTCAAAATGCCATAGGCGCCGGACAAAAAGATAAGGCTTATAAAATAGCCTGGCAAATGTCTAAAGACCCGAAGAATAATAATATTTATTCTACACTGACATTATTGTTCTTGTATTTTCACAAAGTATACACTTTGCATTATGTGCAAAAAAGCTACAATAATGATCAGCAATTGGCTTCCGTGTTAAGCATTCCTCCTTTCTTTTTAAAACAATACAAACAAGCTGCTGCAAAATACTCTGTGGATGATATTGAATATATTTTTGACTGCATGCGTAAATTAGATTTGAAGTTAAAAGGGGTGGGCAGTAAAGTGCCTTCAAATGAAGCTGCCTACATAGAGCTTGTAGACAATATTTTAGATGCTCCTCGCAGAAGATTAATCTATGAATCCAAGCGTTGGAGTGTATTTTTGAATGACTAA
- a CDS encoding AMP nucleosidase: MENKSDIVNDWLPRYTGTKLEDFGKYIILVNFNHYLNVFAKKHNVPINGLDRAMPSATANGITLINFGMGSANAATICDLLSAISPRAILFLGKCGGLKKKNKLGDLILPIAGIRGEGTSNDYFPSEVPALPSFALQKAISTTIRDHQQDYWTGTVYTTNRRVWEHDKKFKSYLRKIRVMGIDMETATIFSVAFANKIPAGALLLVSDQPMVLEGVKTEKSDRKVTEGFADKHLNIGIDSLKQLINNGNTVKHLRF, encoded by the coding sequence ATGGAGAATAAAAGTGATATTGTTAACGATTGGTTACCCAGATATACAGGTACGAAGTTAGAAGATTTTGGAAAATATATAATTCTGGTCAATTTTAACCATTATCTAAATGTTTTTGCCAAAAAGCACAATGTTCCGATTAACGGATTGGACAGAGCAATGCCATCAGCAACGGCAAATGGAATAACGCTTATTAATTTTGGGATGGGTAGTGCAAATGCAGCTACAATTTGTGACTTGTTAAGTGCTATTTCACCCAGAGCAATTTTGTTTTTGGGTAAGTGTGGCGGATTAAAGAAAAAAAATAAGTTAGGCGATTTGATTTTACCGATTGCCGGCATAAGAGGAGAGGGAACATCTAATGATTATTTCCCTTCAGAAGTTCCGGCTTTGCCTTCTTTTGCTTTACAAAAGGCAATTTCGACAACAATAAGGGATCATCAGCAGGATTATTGGACAGGAACAGTTTACACAACAAACAGAAGAGTGTGGGAGCATGATAAAAAGTTCAAGTCTTATTTAAGAAAAATTCGCGTGATGGGAATAGATATGGAAACAGCCACCATTTTTTCAGTTGCTTTTGCTAATAAAATTCCTGCCGGAGCTTTGCTTTTAGTTTCTGATCAGCCAATGGTTCTGGAAGGAGTAAAAACCGAAAAAAGTGATAGAAAAGTAACAGAAGGTTTTGCCGATAAGCATTTGAATATTGGGATAGATTCCCTAAAACAATTGATTAATAACGGGAATACCGTAAAACATCTTCGTTTTTAG
- a CDS encoding type I restriction enzyme HsdR N-terminal domain-containing protein produces MIDFAINITPDFSKLNIKQAEGKKYIFDIFRKKYIRLSPEEFVRQAFLQYLHYKKGYPKTLISIEKMVKNTKGRYDAMIYSNSGDPLMLIECKNAETKLNTKVLEQISRYNIQYGIPYWVITNGEESYCLSFSEKKKPEYLNDIPNYTELIKGK; encoded by the coding sequence ATGATTGATTTTGCCATAAATATTACTCCTGATTTCAGTAAATTGAATATCAAACAAGCTGAAGGCAAGAAATATATTTTTGATATCTTCAGAAAAAAATATATCCGCTTAAGTCCGGAAGAGTTTGTGAGACAGGCTTTTCTTCAGTATTTGCATTATAAAAAAGGGTACCCGAAAACTTTAATTTCCATAGAAAAAATGGTAAAAAACACCAAAGGAAGATATGATGCTATGATTTATTCAAATTCCGGAGATCCGCTGATGTTGATAGAATGTAAAAATGCTGAGACTAAACTGAACACAAAAGTATTGGAACAAATAAGTCGCTATAATATTCAATATGGAATTCCTTACTGGGTAATTACAAATGGTGAAGAGAGTTATTGCTTATCGTTTAGCGAAAAGAAAAAGCCTGAGTATTTAAATGATATTCCCAATTATACGGAGCTGATAAAAGGCAAATAA
- a CDS encoding Glu/Leu/Phe/Val dehydrogenase gives MNTNEYSFFNDVCKSFDKAAKHTKLPKGLLEQIKVCNSVYEMQFPVKMGNEYIVVEAYRAQHSHHRLPTKGGIRYSMHVNKDEVMALASLMTFKCAIMDVPFGGAKGGIKISPRKATTAQLERITRRYTVELMKKNFIGPAIDVPAPDYGTGEREMAWILDTFLSYNPDQIDGYGCVTGKPVSQNGIRGRKEATGRGVFYGLREVVSYAKDMKALGLEPGIEGKKIIIQGLGNVGYYAGTILEEHGAIITGIAELEGGIYNPNGLNVEKVFQHRKNTKSILNFPGAKNIENSKDLLEYECDILIPAALENQINIDNADKIKAKIIGEAANGPVTPAAEEVLLKKGVLMVPDMFLNAGGVTVSYFEWLKNLSHVRFGRLEKRFDEHSNKNMIELIERLTGKKVNKKELAFLSRGADEIDLVRSGLEETMVEAYRQTREVWKKNKNIEDLRTACFVNAIDKIGVAYMAMGVFP, from the coding sequence ATGAATACAAATGAGTATAGTTTTTTTAATGATGTATGTAAAAGCTTTGATAAAGCGGCTAAGCATACCAAATTGCCGAAAGGTCTTCTTGAACAAATTAAAGTGTGTAACAGCGTTTACGAGATGCAGTTTCCCGTAAAAATGGGTAATGAGTACATTGTTGTTGAGGCATATCGTGCCCAGCACAGCCATCACAGACTGCCAACCAAAGGAGGTATTCGTTACAGCATGCACGTAAACAAGGATGAAGTTATGGCTTTGGCATCATTAATGACGTTTAAGTGTGCTATTATGGATGTTCCTTTTGGAGGAGCAAAAGGTGGAATTAAAATCAGTCCGCGAAAAGCAACAACTGCCCAATTAGAAAGAATAACCCGAAGATATACAGTGGAATTGATGAAAAAGAATTTCATTGGTCCTGCTATTGATGTACCGGCTCCTGATTATGGAACCGGAGAAAGAGAAATGGCATGGATATTAGATACATTTTTATCTTACAATCCTGACCAGATTGATGGTTACGGATGTGTTACCGGTAAACCGGTAAGTCAAAATGGAATAAGAGGCAGAAAAGAAGCTACCGGTAGAGGTGTTTTCTATGGTCTTAGAGAAGTTGTGAGCTATGCAAAAGACATGAAAGCTCTGGGGCTTGAACCCGGTATAGAGGGTAAGAAAATCATTATTCAGGGTTTGGGTAATGTTGGTTATTATGCCGGTACAATTTTAGAAGAGCATGGTGCAATTATTACAGGCATTGCTGAACTTGAAGGCGGAATTTATAATCCAAATGGATTAAATGTTGAAAAAGTTTTTCAACATAGAAAAAATACGAAAAGTATATTGAATTTCCCGGGAGCAAAAAATATTGAAAACTCTAAAGATTTACTGGAATATGAATGTGATATTCTGATACCGGCGGCTTTGGAAAATCAAATTAATATTGATAATGCAGATAAGATAAAAGCCAAAATTATTGGAGAAGCAGCGAATGGACCGGTAACTCCTGCTGCAGAAGAGGTACTTCTTAAAAAAGGTGTTTTAATGGTGCCTGACATGTTCTTAAATGCCGGTGGTGTTACTGTTTCTTATTTTGAGTGGTTAAAAAATCTTTCTCACGTTCGTTTTGGAAGGTTAGAGAAAAGATTTGATGAGCACTCCAATAAAAATATGATTGAATTAATCGAACGCCTTACCGGTAAGAAAGTTAATAAAAAAGAATTGGCTTTTCTGTCAAGAGGTGCCGATGAGATTGATTTGGTACGTTCAGGATTGGAAGAGACCATGGTAGAGGCATACAGGCAAACACGTGAAGTTTGGAAAAAGAATAAAAATATCGAAGATTTACGTACAGCTTGTTTTGTAAATGCAATTGATAAAATCGGTGTGGCTTATATGGCTATGGGTGTTTTTCCATGA
- a CDS encoding CcmD family protein, with translation MKIKNSFFNKLIAKGVLLLILLLSFTSSLMAESFTIEMADKLRADGRIYAVLAVMLIIFTGIIAFLVYIDRRISKLERKNKP, from the coding sequence ATGAAGATTAAAAATAGTTTTTTCAATAAATTAATTGCAAAAGGAGTTCTGTTGTTGATATTACTTCTTAGTTTCACATCGTCTTTGATGGCTGAAAGCTTTACCATCGAAATGGCTGACAAACTTAGAGCAGACGGCAGGATTTACGCTGTATTAGCAGTAATGTTGATAATTTTCACAGGCATAATAGCTTTTTTAGTATATATAGACAGAAGAATTTCTAAACTGGAAAGAAAAAATAAACCCTAA